The Acipenser ruthenus chromosome 30, fAciRut3.2 maternal haplotype, whole genome shotgun sequence genome includes the window AAACTGTGAAAGTAATGGGGACAGATCTGTGTTAGTCACGGAGAGAGATGGAAAAAGAGAGCGTCACTGTTTTTCTGGGAACTGACTCAGGGTTATTTCAGTCGTTCGTTTGAATGAGGAAGCTGTGTGCTTCTGCACTTGCAGGCAGACACTGGGTGGGAGGGGTTGGCCCCTCGCTAGTCCTCATGCTGCTTGTATGGTCTTTGCTGAGGGTGCATATCCCTGGAGGCAGTGGCTGATCTTTAGCATGTCGAGAGACATGTATATATTTCCATGACAATTGTTTGCataaacactgcttgaaatgcatTGTTACAAAAATGGCATGTTTGTATTCATTCATATAAATGtgaatttataaattaatatgaaaaaaatgaaaccaatgcataaatgaagtacagaaagtgttttatttaataggTGATTTGATGGGGTACTGGGTTTGTTGTttcagagattttttttatttactgtagcaTGGCACAAATTACTTGTGTTTTCCAGCTGAGTCAAAGTTGAAGaatattttaatattctttaaaatgttgaaagAATATTCAAGCATGCAAAGCCCATATTCACCCCAGCACTGCTGGCTGTGCTGAAGGTTATAAGGGTCAGCTTGGGTTCATTTTGCGTCAGCCCTGGCAGGGAGTGTATACCGTGACATGCTTCATCTTTATTGATCCCGCAAATGTCACTGAACTGAAGGGAAAGCTTCTCACACTTTGTACTTCAAATTATTATCAGTGCAATTTATAAAAGGATGAAAAAACACAAGTTAactcaacaaaaacaaacaaacaaaaaaaaaaaaaggaaaataaagtaAATTGTTTGGGTGTGTTCGTCGTGTGCATTCACAAATGTattcatgttcagatattttaacatttaaactacTATTCCAACATTCTTTCATTTTCAATTGgctctaaaataaaaatataattcataccatattacagtaaaacaaaccTCTCAGTAGTAAAATGAACTTGGTATTCCATCACCTGCTAAAGGAAGGAGAGTGATGtcatttatcatatttttatGACACTCCTTATTTCTAATTATATGAACAAATACGAACTTGGTCATTTGCCACGGAATACATTTTCTAGCAATGTTGGTCTTGTAGTAtcccagcattatttaaaaataatctcAGATTTTCTAGATGCACCTTTTCTTTGGCAGTTGTTTCTTGCTCATATTAGTAGTTTTACTCTAGAAAGTAATGGTGAAAAGGTTGCATAATGGTGACTGCAGAGAGAGATCCACACTGCTGTCAAGTATCTCTACAGTGTAGTGGGTGTAGGTCTGCCTCCCCGATCCCTGCACTGAATCACATGTCTGTTTCTTTGCAGACACTAAAGTATGCTTTCCAGACGCACGACCGGCTGTGCTTCGTGATGGAGTACGCCAACGGAGGAGAGGTGAGCTAGCGATCCTCAGCACAACAGTAACTAATACACTGTTTAACAGGGGCAGTGTCTCCCACAGTGCGCTCCTCAGCACAACACAACCAACGCACTGTTTTAACATTTTCAATGAACTTCAGTTGTTCAGGCTGCTCAAAGTGCTTCACTGATTCCCCGTCTCcagctgtttatttgtttgctctctccccctctgtgcAGCTGTTTTTCCACCTGTCCCGGGACCGTGTGTTCACGGAGGAGCGAGCCCGGTTCTATGGTGCTGAGATCGTGTCTGCTCTGGAGTATCTGCACTCCAGGAACGTGGTCTACAGGGACCTGAAGGTGAGCAAAGCTTGGTCTTTGCCCTGGAATTTTAGAGCTTTGGTGTTTTATAGTTCTTGTATTAAATTCCGTATCATAGAAACGGATCTGTGCCATGCTCTGATTAATTGAGCTTCAAGACTAAACCAGCCTGTCCCTGCACAGCTGGAGAACCTAATGCTGGATAAAGACGGCCACATCAAGATCACAGACTTCGGGCTTTGCAAGGAGGGCATCACTGACGGGGCCACCATGAAGACGTTCTGCGGGACCCCCGAATACCTGGCACCTGaggtgtgtgcgtgtctgtgtgtgcgtgtgagagcgGACCCTCGTCCTGCAGACATAGTATTGAATATCTGGGAGCTTGGCACTTTCAATTAAATATTCACGGATTAATGTTGACAGAACCGGTCTCGTCTATTCAAGACAATACAAATccagtttttaataataaaaaaaggtgttCTGTATTTGCTTGTCGTACTTGGACAAATGAAAAGCAGAGCTATACAGTATGTAACCATAAACAAACTGTATCGGCATGTTTCTTCAAGTTATAGTCTACGGAAGACGTGTAATTAGATATACTAAGAATGCCTGAACAaagagttcattttaaaacatttttaaaaagccaatGAAAACTAGATTaggtaaaacaaatgtttaaattacAGTACCAAATAGGCGGTATTTGTACATTTTTCAAATAACCAAAGAAATTATCAATGGGTTTATCCAACACTGTAAACACTGGGAGTGTGTAAAgtcctgtgtgtgttgggggggggggggggggggcagttctgCAGCTCTGTAAAtgctgtggctgtgtgtgtggttctgtaaacgctctgtgtgtgtgtgtgtgtgtgtgtgtggcactaaACCCTGGGTGTGTGTAAATCCCTGTGCGTGGCTGTGTCTCCCAGGTGCTAGAGGACAATGACTATGGGCGTGCAGTGGACTGGTGGGGGCTGGGCGTGGTCATGTATGAGATGATGTGCGGCCGGCTGCCCTTCTACAACCAAGACCACGAGCGCCTTTTTGAGCTCATCCTCATGGAGGAGATCAGATTCCCACGCAACCTCTCCCCCGAGGCCAGGGCATTGCTGGCAGGACTGCTCAAGAAGGACCCCAAGCAGAGGTAACACTGACCCCATCACTGCCCTTCAGGGAGAGAGTCACTCACCCCATCATCACTACCCTTCAGGGAGAGATCCACTCACCCCATCATCACTACCCTTCAGGGAGAGAGCCACTCACCCCATCATCACTACCCTTCAGGGAGAGTCACTCACCCCATCATCACTACCCTTCAGAGAGAGAGCCACTCACCCCATCATCACTACCCTACAGAGAGAGATCCACTTACCCCATCACTACCCTTCAGAGAGAGATCCACTTACCCCATCACTACCCTTCAGGGAGAGAGCCACTGCTGCCCATTTGAAGTGCTGTGGAGACTGCGCTCTGAGGACCCATCAAAGCCAGCTATCGTAGCGCAGTGAAGAGAGACCTTGACTCGGGAGGTGGGGGGTTCACATCCTGCTCTCTGGCAAAATGTATTTGAATCCCCAGCTCGGGGTGCACGAGTACAAGTGAATATGTCGTGTGCAGGGTGTCTTCGATTGTATAAGAGATGCCATCTCTTCTACAATAGGATTGTATTGGTTGATTGCCAATGTGTGATTTATCTCTTTACATATAGAGCATTGCTTATTGACTTGTGATGAGATctgctaaggacattctttagcacatatAGAATTAGCATTGTAGACTGAAAAGCACAAGTGAAGAACCCAAATCTCTTTACACAATTAAAGGGGGTTCATTGATGCTGCTCATGCTAATAAGAGGTGTTGGTTTCAGGATTGTCTTTGCTGTAATATTGCAGTGTCTCTGCAGGTTGGGAGGCGGGCCGGATGATGCTAAGGATGTGATGACCCACAAGTTCTTCACTGCCATTAACTGGCAGGACGTACTGCAGAAGAAGGTAATGGCTTTAATGCATTCCTGTCTCTGCTTTCCTCTCTCACACTTGGGAGCTTGTGAATTAAGCAGCGTTTAccaatgggttacctagtcatgttgatgaTGAATCCCTTGGATCCTTTAAGAATCAACTTGACCAGGTTATCAGCTGTTAGGAACCattagctactaggaaccaggcgAGCATAGTGTATGCTCTAAATTGGCTTTATCTATGGCTATAGCCCATCATACTATTGATTTGATTACAGGTCTTGAATGTGTCCGGATAGGTTATCTTCAGAACAGCTTGTCTGAATTTGAGTAAACATTTAGAAACGTTAAAAGAAACTTCAGTTCAATGACAAAGGGCTTAACATCCCTTTTTATTgactaacatttttattttactgggtGATGTGGGCTCCACTCCGTATTGATAAAGCCCCTTTAGGTGGAATGTATGTGCTGGTTTTGTATAAGAAATTAACCTTGCAGAGGTGTCAATGGATTTGATCATCTTTGCATGGACATTTCTTACAAGAACATATTCCATAAACTGGTGTGAAGACTGTATTTTAAACTGTCTAATTGGGTTTGAAATAATTCATCTCAAGTTCTCTTGAgcacggcctcctctcgtttgtaaatgttcttacgATCTTATTCAATAGACGCTTCCTGAAGAGATCGTTCTGATTCGCGGATTCTCTTGTTTTCTTTCCACCTCCAGCTTGTCCCCCCTTTCAAGCCCCAGGTGACGTCGGAAACCGATACGAGATACTTCGATGATGAATTCACAGCGCAGACGATTACAGTCACCCCCCCAGACAAATGTGAGTACCGTTCCATGCCGTGATGCTTCTCGCTGACAAGAAACGGACAACAGCCCCAGTGTGTTTCCTTGGAAATGTCATCTCTTGTACAAATTGCTGATGTGCTGGACACAGTCAGGAGGTAGGGAGTGTCTTCAGGTTTAGAGACCAGCACACACTCTGTCCATCTGCTGAGAGGCAAATTATAACAGATTTGATTTACTGTATCATTTGTGTGGCCAAGAGCATATAGGAGGCttgatggtccagtggttaaagaaaggggcttgttaccaggaggttcccagtttaatcccagccactgactcactgtgtgtgatcctgagcaagtcacttaacctccttgtgctccgtccttccagcagcagttgttgatgcatagtgcacctcctagtctctgtaagtcgcttcggataaaggcgtctgctaaatgactaattaataataagacTTTGAATAATAAGATTGATGCCcttaatcttaaaaggagttgacaacgTTAGCCAATAGTGGAAATGAAATTAAGaggagggtaggagacacttcttaacATAGATGAGAATGggatacctagtcatgttgttgctgctgaatcatcaggatcctttaagacccaacttaacaaagttctgagatcaatcagcgaCTAGGAGCTGGACAAGCAGTGTACATGTGCTTCTGTAGGTTTGTTGGCTTCCTgctggttgtgtgtgtttctgacctgcttgtttgttgttttgcaGATGACAGCCTGGACTCTGAAGACCCCACTCAGCGGACACATTTCCCTCAGTTTTCCTACTCTGCCAGTATACGAGAGTGACCAGGAGGGGAGAGAAACTCGACGAAGCAACAAGAACAGAAGACAAGACGCATTGACTGGTCCAATTCACGGGACAGCAACGCCCATAGCCCTGCCTTAATCGGGTTCTACACTAAAAACAAACCCAAAAgagaacaatacacacacacacacacacactcacactcatccCAGAGACTGCAGGAATCCATTGAGAAACCCTACCTgaactctttttttctttcttttcttgtttAAGAGGAAAagtcctttctttttttaatgtttctgaaTGTTACACCGTTTTAAGCCATAGTCTGCGATACAAGTGCTCTTTTTGGAAAGCAGCTGTTACCAATAGTGTTGAACTGTTCTTACTTGGCACGCTCAGAGTGATGTCACAACGAAGGGAAGGTTTTGTATagccgcttttttttttttttttttttttttttttcgcactcaaggtaaaaaaataaataaataagagggTGGGCTTAACATCCCTTTTTATTGATTCCCGATTTTTACTTGTGATTCACAATAATGGCGTGTTTGCAATGTGGCCCGTAGAGGGTGCGAAACTTAATCATAAAACTacagactttgttttgttttctgtaaaatatcAGACACCATTTAGGCAGAAAAGACGATCCCCTTTTTTACACTTCCTTCCTGTTCTGTAAACGGGCTTTGATATCAGTTATAACCACCTGCTGTTGCAAGTCAGGCACGTCCTAGTGTGGTGGTTTCAAAAGGGGCTGGTGTCCCGACTTCCACTGGAGAATGTAAAACAACTGGACTGTCATCAAGGTCTGGCACAGGAACATGCACAGAAGGTTATGGAAGTAAATGGACAGcaagaattattttttaattgaatattaaAAGCTAGtagtaaaaagagaaaaaagagaagCGGTCTGATGTATATGAATGTGACAGTTTGCAGTCACGAATGTATCTTTATGCTAATATTGCAAGAGATGTTAATACGGTTCTTCTGTGTGGGGTGGGGAAGGAGGGGGGCATTGTAAAATACTCAATCCACTATGCTGTGGACACCTTTCTCAGAAGTTTATTCAAGCTTTCTTTAAGTGCATCACGAGTGCACGGGAACTTGGATCATGGGAGCCTCTGTTACATGGCTCTGATTTAAGATAAAAAGCCTGGTTCTTCTACCTGATAGACCTTTATTATTACACATTATTATATAGAAATTCTGTTTCAGTAAATGATGATGCTGACTGAACACATTTTTAGAAAGTCTTTTGTCCAATCTTTTgtgctctttttttttgtaaagaggtgAAGTTTGTGGCAAGATCGTTTGAGCCTTGCTCTACTGTTTGCAGTATATAACTAGGCTGTGATAAATCACTGATTTAACTGAGGTTCTTCATTGCAACACTATGAACCCTGAGGTTTCACCACTTTCAGAGTCGTGTCTGACCAGCTGAGCTGCTGTGATTGAGGGGTGGAGATActggtatccaaagtcagtaGGAAAGAGTCAGGTATGACTGACAGccgtttcatttgctgtgatttcCCCAAGCTTGGATTTCTCTACCCCGGCTGCATTTGGTCAGCTGACAGTCAGGAGGAAATAATAAATTGATTTGATCGCATTGAGTTGCACAGTTTGCAGGTTTTCTGATTGTTCATTAAAGAACTAGAGTCGGCTCAAAAATAATGATGTTAAAAGGCGAGTGATTTATTGTAGCATTTTGTGAGCTACTGAGAAATCAACAGAGTAACCCTATATATAAACTGATAGAACTACATTAACCAAACCTATCAACTGACCTTGTACACTGGCTACGAACCCCAGAGAATGGGCTGCAGAGCCCACAGTGTTCAGCTGCCTCACTGATGGAGTGGAAGTGGGTTATCTAGTGTTACAAAGATACTGCAGCCCCTGTGTTAAGGGCTGATTGCTCatgcacccactatcatgccccttgtgaagtcactgagatcactgctttcccatgattgttgctgaatagttgcacacaactctcgCACAGCTCATATAGGTCTGTTGAATCACAGTCTCCTCGTGTGCCTACAGGGatttacatacagctatggccaaaagcgttgcatcaccctatagaattaacaaattttgcttcatgaagtcgaataaaatctgctgaataatgctacattaacCTATTGAATCACataccgcgttgtagttttccatatacttaatgaaaaactgacaatgtgacatttcaatatctaacatggaatactgtactattgtggcttcctgtagacttttgagatatcattGAGCAGTTTATTCGATTACGTGATGTAAATTAAAGATCGCAATTAGGTTTACACCCacccacattatttttatatatatataatataaatttgcctcaatcctaaaattctagatgatgcaaagcttttggccacagGCAAATAAAACAGAAGAGCAGCCTATTGGAAAAGGAAACTATCACTGAAAATCTTAACGAAAAAAACACAATGCTTCAGTTATTGCAATATGAACTACTCCTAATGatactgcaaacatcataaaagggTGAGGGATCCgtaagaaaagaaaacaattccATTCTGCAGTCGGATGATTTTGATctcgatctgctgctgatggaaattaaTGAGTCTGATTTAAAATCCATGTCCAGTCTAGCAGGTGGAAACTTGACCTTTGTCAACGCCATCTACCACATGGAGAAAACTATCCCAAAGCCCCCCTCCCACCAATGGAGGAGACGCCGCCATATGCATCTAaatgtaaatatatgtaaataaaatcaAACCCAAGTAACCCTTAAATTAAAAAGGACAAGGTCTGTAACGGGAATTGAGACTACCAGAGACAGACAGAGTTGTATTGAATCCTATGTAAGACCACTTATTTAAGGTAATATTTCATACTTTACATCCATTTTTTTAATGTCACCGTTTAAACCTTCTCACCTGTTAATATGTATAAAATCACATAATGCTGAACAACACACTTGAGGTTTTTTAAAGATGCagctcacattaaaaaataaatgcaaactttgaaaaaatgaccttaaaatgagcaaaatcaAGGCCAATATAGGATTCGCTgcataagaaaaaaacacaaaatgtggCAGTTGACAAGTTCTGCCAATCTACTCTATGGTAGTCCCATTAAAGCTGAAACAATTGcacaattcaaatgtattttttttgtagacAAATTTTCCATCTTATTGTCCCTTATCCTCTGGAATAGGGACGCCACAGCATAACAATTCCCCAAAACTATAATCCCAATAGAAAATACTGCCATATATCAGTATTTTGcacatttctttttgtatttctgcATTCAATGTACCTGTTTTCTGACTTCAAGAACAATTGAGAAGACCCTGCAATTCCTTTCTTCAGAACATAAGAGCatttatgaacgagaggaggccattccacCCATCTACGCTTGACCagctcctagtagctgattgatcccatgATTCAGCATGAACAGCATGGCTGGGTAACACATTCCACACTCTCACCACTCTGTGAacaagtgtctccttccctctgtgcTGAGTCTGTCTCCTCTGGTCCTGATTTCTGCACTGATTTTAAACTATCAAGGGTAGATAATGCTCAACTTAACAACCTAAACTGCACCTGAACCTAGAATTTTCTAACTGGGCTAATCTGTTTTATACAGTTGCCTAAACTAatcttaaatgtaaataaaaatacattaaggaGTATGAACATATGTCTAATCATTAAAATTACACAATGCAGCTGGTGATATCATCAAAGTGATTATCCCTGTCTTGTATATATTTTCAGATTTCCCTTTCTGGTTTCTACTATATAGCAGCAGAGCAGTTTGTATTTATGTGTTACAAGGAGCTGTGCAAAGGTGTAGAAATTGGCACGAATAGTTGAGGAAACCTGTAAGCTGATATTTTGTGAGGTAGGTTTTCTGCCTTTCATCTCTGGAAGCCTGGGGGAAAAGCTACTCCAGTCTCTGGGGAAACAAATTTGCTGGTCTCACGATAACACCCCCCCGTGGACATTAGTGTAATTCCCAAAAGCATGCACAATACAGACTGGTAAAAGCCATTATCTCTCAACTTACAGGAGCACTCCAttcacaaatagaaaaaaaaagaacaaaaaaactaTCTACCTGCAGGATCAACCCCTAACACTGAACAGCTGAATGAAATCAACGTGTTTCTACTTCACTTGCAAAACCtgagcaaacatgtattttcattgtaaaacatgatggccatattttcaaagtgtttagttAACTCCTGCTGCTGGAGGAGAATGAAAGCTGCTTATTCGATAAAACTAGAATGAAACAACTGTTGTGCTACAAAAAAAACTGGAGTTAATTAAAGATAGGAGTAAACGTTTTGAAAATGTGGCCCGATATCTGGTACTCAGCTAGGTGAAACAACCCTGTGTTCGCAAGCCACACTTCACTTTAGGATTGATACATAATTAACATGtaatcgaagaaactacaaaatgatattgcaaaagtcagcagtttcattcgactttatgaagcaaaattgtttTGTTAGTAGCTGCAACTATTTTAACTAGCTTTAATACGAAATGTTTCGTGTTTATTGAATCAGACTGTACCCTTACAGGATAAAACTCTCCATGGCCATCCTGGGGTTAAACCTAAAAATATCAGTGTGATGTAACCCAGCTCCATttcacagtgctgtaaaatgctctgaagTAACCCAGCTGCTTCCTAGCCAGGCAAGGGGCAGGTTGATCAGATGAAACTTTTTTATGTGTGTCTTTACTTAAAAATCTGTGATGAACTCTGTTGTGTAGGGTGACCACGTTCCTCCAGATTCACTGGGCAGTGAGGTACAGTTCAAGTTTTTAGATCTGTGATGAACTCTGTTGTGTAGGGTGACCACGTTCCTCCAGATTCACTGGGCAGTGAGGTACAGTTCAAGTTTTTAGATCTGTGATGAACTCTGTTGTGTAGGGTGACCACGTTCCTCCAGATTCACTGGGCAGTGAGGTACAGTTCAAGTTTTTAGATCTGTGATGAACTCTGTTGTGTAGGGTGACCACGTTCCTCCAGATTCACTGGGCAGTGAGGTACAGTTCAAGTTTTTAGATCTGTGATGAACTCTGTTGTGTAGAGTGACCACGTTCCTCCAGATTCACTGGGCAGTGAGGTACAGTTCAAGTTTTTAGATCTGTGATGAACTCTGTTGTGTAGGGTGACCACGTTCCTCCAGATTCACTGGGCAGTGAGTTACAGTTCAAGTTTTTAGATCTGTGATGAACTCTGTTGTGTAGGGTGACCACGTTCCTCCAGATTCACTGGGCAGTGAGGTACAGTTCAAGTGTTTATATCTGTGATGAACTCTGTTGTGTAGGGTGACCACGTTCCTCCAGATTCACTGGGCAGTGAGGTACAGTTCAAGTGTTTATATCTGTGATGAACTCTGTTGTGTAGGGTGACCACGTTCCTCCAGATTCACTGGACAGTGCGGTACAGTTCAAGTTTTTAGATCTGTGATGAACTCTGTTGTGTAGAGTGACCACGTTCCTCCAGATTCACTGGGCAGTGAGGT containing:
- the LOC117397139 gene encoding RAC-beta serine/threonine-protein kinase-like; the protein is MNEVTVVREGWLHKRGEYIKTWRPRYFILKSDGSFIGYKEKPETSDHILPPLNNFTVGECQLMKTERPRPNTFMIRCLQWTTVIERTFHVDSPEEREEWIRAIQTVANSLKNRVPDEEPMDIKFGSPSENCGAEEMEVAISKTRSKVTMSDFDYLKLLGKGTFGKVILVKEKATGMYYAMKILRKEVIIAKDEVAHTVTESRVLQNTRHPFLTTLKYAFQTHDRLCFVMEYANGGELFFHLSRDRVFTEERARFYGAEIVSALEYLHSRNVVYRDLKLENLMLDKDGHIKITDFGLCKEGITDGATMKTFCGTPEYLAPEVLEDNDYGRAVDWWGLGVVMYEMMCGRLPFYNQDHERLFELILMEEIRFPRNLSPEARALLAGLLKKDPKQRLGGGPDDAKDVMTHKFFTAINWQDVLQKKLVPPFKPQVTSETDTRYFDDEFTAQTITVTPPDKYDSLDSEDPTQRTHFPQFSYSASIRE